One genomic window of Ficedula albicollis isolate OC2 chromosome 18, FicAlb1.5, whole genome shotgun sequence includes the following:
- the PECAM1 gene encoding platelet endothelial cell adhesion molecule translates to NKVEIRVQPSVKVKNGAPISIICHADISKNSDFQLKHNFTIFKDGKLVFMTVSDKEDARYEIPVAKSADTGDYECTVQADGKKGFSNSIYVWVAGMTKPILTADKKEVSEGEVVKLRCELPEEVPPLEFFFRKIKTNSAPKEKRVPEQNQNFSEVEFPVEEGDNILQFDCFGKRQVRSGWESSQHSNSTLVTVKEPFIKPTLITRPSSSNVTEGDQIEFECSTEVAQMRGIEIIFQKNRTILNSVRDEKSLKYSTVATQEDSGEYLCKVEQGAVSKTTKLNVFVSELFPKPTLSASTTKLDENKDLILSCNINGFRRANFSIVRKSSTGDILLKNSRVLAIKVNVNDTGSYTCKAEVKGIVKESKRVRINVYAPVSKPTLSVVSGSPEVVLGKPLQLICHSAMGTPPITFTFYKGDEIKKNVTNDTYAMFLDEDIGLNDNGGYKCDARNNHSSGVKTSNILNVTVIVPIRDASLGSVPYGEVEVGSDTAFLCSVKEGSWPIDFKFFKKTDHEVLLHEVREYSDRTIWHKKTMKRKDTGTYYCMASNRASMDVRSRPITISVILAAWQKGVIAAFVLTAMAGAGAIALWWFLRKKKKAKGPSMEMSGSALAPNLTNEKLTRQPSDGNYYSGSGYIEDNGNHMKSTDESKGPDLESAEVDYTEVEVSSLDPHRAPEQKGTETVYSEIRKTNNDSMENRHSQRIYGHPDAT, encoded by the exons AACAAAGTTGAAATCAGGGTTCAGCCATCTGTCAAAGTGAAGAATGGAGCTCCAATATCAATCATCTGCCACGCTGATATTAGCAAAAATAGTGATTTCCAGCTGAAGCATAATTTTACGATTTTTAAGGATGGGAAGCTTGTGTTTATGACTGTATCAGACAAAGAAGATGCGCGGTATGAAATACCTGTGGCCAAATCTGCAGATACAGGAGACTATGAATGTACTGTGCAAGCAGATGGAAAGAAGGGTTTCAGTAACTCCATCTATGTTTGGGTAGCAG GAATGACCAAGCCAATCCTGACTGCTGACAAAAAAGAAGTTTCAGAGGGTGAAGTTGTGAAATTACGTTGTGAGCTGCCAGAAGAAGTGCCTCCTCTAGAGTTCTTTTTCCGGAAGATAAAGACAAATTCAGCACCTAAAGAAAAGCGTGTacctgaacaaaaccaaaatttttctgaagtggaaTTTCCTGTTGAAGAGGGAGATAATATTTTACAATTTGATTGCTTTGGCAAGAGACAAGTAAGATCTGGATGGGAAAGCTCACAACACAGCAACAGCACGCTTGTTACAGTCAAGG AACCATTTATAAAGCCCACTCTGATCACCAGGCCCTCCTCCAGTAACGTTACAGAAGGAGACCAAATAGAATTTGAGTGCTCAACTGAGGTAGCTCAAATGCGTGGCATTGAAATAATCTTCCAGAAAAACAGGACAATATTGAACAGTGTACGAGATGAGAAATCTTTGAAATACTCTACAGTAGCTACTCAAGAGGACAGTGGTGAATACCTGTGTAAGGTGGAGCAAGGAGCAGTGTCTAAAACCACCAAACTGAATGTCTTTGTGTCAG AATTATTCCCCAAGCCAACGCTGTCTGCTTCTACGACTAAGTTggatgaaaataaagatttaattttgaGTTGCAACATCAATGGTTTTCGGAGAGCCAACTTCTCTATAGTACGGAAAAGTTCCACTGGAGACATCCTGTTGAAGAATTCTAGAGTCTTAGCAATTAAAGTTAATGTGAATGATACTGGATCTTACACCTGCAAAGCTGAAGTAAAAGGAATAGTCAAGGAGAGCAAACGTGTAAGGATAAATGTTTATG CTCCAGTCTCCAAGCCAACTCTTTCAGTTGTCAGTGGTTCACCAGAGGTGGTATTAGGGAAGCCTCTACAATTAATCTGTCATTCAGCGATGGGAACACCACCAATAACATTCACATTCTACAAAGGggatgaaattaagaaaaatgtaacTAATGACACATATGCTATGTTCTTGGATGAAGATATTGGACTAAATGACAATGGAGGATACAAATGTGATGCTAGAAACAATCACTCCAGTGGTGTGAAAACTAGCAATATTCTAAACGTCACAGTGATAG TACCAATCAGAGATGCCAGTTTGGGCAGTGTTCCGTATGGAGAAGTAGAAGTTGGCAGTGatactgcttttctctgctctgtgaaagAAGGATCTTGGCCAATTGACttcaagttttttaaaaaaactgatcATGAAGTTCTTCTGCATGAAGTAAGGGAATATTCAGACAGAACCATATGGCACAAGAAAACAATGAAGAGGAAGGACACAGGCACCTATTATTGCATGGCTTCGAACCGAGCCAGCATGGACGTGAGGAGCCGTCCAATAACCATCAGTG TCATCTTAGCAGCTTGGCAGAAAGGAGTCATTGCTGCTTTTGTCCTAACAgccatggcaggagcaggagccatTGCTTTATGGTGGTTTTTGCGTAAGAAGAAAAAGG CTAAAGGACCATCCATGGAGATGTCTGG TTCTGCCTTGGCTCCAAACTTGACAAATGAAAAACTAACAAGACAGCCCAGTGATGGAAATTACTATTCAG GATCAGGTTACATTGAAGATAATGGAAACCACATGAAATCAACGGACGAGAGTAAAG GACCTGACCTTGAGAGTGCTGAGGTGGATTACACTGAAGTTGAAGTCTCCTCGCTTGATCCTCACAGAG ctcctgaacAGAAGGGGACTGAAACAGTTTATAGTGAAATCAGAAAAACTAATAATG attCTATGGAAAACAGGCATTCT CAGAGAATATATGGGCATCCTGATGCTACCTAG
- the MILR1 gene encoding allergin-1: MLSNPKLLLVQGTLNVVMKQNVTLSCLSQAGSPPFRYTLFKHNQQVSAVNRSDLTSALFTVTISSASDVGEYKCKAECNNSSGGKYSNSLNFTLIEPISKPVLSSPTSQAKKGQNVTLSCFSENGSLPITYLFFKGKQNISPQKTVQKKEAAVIFLFIDSLSDFGTYKCKANNSFPNNTKYSNSFNFTLAEERSHSQPLLISLGLILLLLIIGFALAIPFFIIPLYKAMNAEESENEVIYSEIGKFLSLPAVRQVSSATARSLEGDTY; the protein is encoded by the exons atGCTGTCCAATCCCAAGCTTCTACTGGTTCAGGGGACTTTGAATGTGGTGATGAAGCAGAATGTGaccctctcctgcctctctcaggCTGGATCTCCACCTTTCAGATACACACTGTTCAAGCACAACCAGCAGGTATCTGCTGTGAACAGGTCAGACTTGACCTCTGCACTGTTCACCGTGACCATCAGCTCTGCCAGCGATGTGGGGGAATACAAGTGCAAAGCTGAGTGTAACAACTCCAGTGGTGGAAAATACAGCAACAGCCTCAACTTCACCCTCATAG AGCCAATTTCCAAACCAGTGCTGAGCTCACCCACCTCTCAGGCAAAGAAAGGCCAGAACGTGACCCTGTCCTGTTTCTCGGAGAATGGATCCCTTCCCATCACATATCTattcttcaaaggaaaacaaaacatttctccCCAAAAGACGGTgcagaagaaggaagcagctgtgATTTTTCTATTTATCGACTCCCTTAGTGACTTTGGAACCTATAAATGCAAAGCTAATAACAGTTTTCCcaataatacaaaatacagcaacagTTTCAACTTTACATTAGCAG AAGAGAGAAGCCATTCTCAACCCCTGCTAATTTCTCTTGGGCTGATCCTGCTACTACTCATAATAGGATttgctctggcaattccatttTTCATAATTCCTTTGTATAAAGCAA TGAATGCCGAGGAGTCTGAAAATGAAGTCATATACTCAGAGATTGGTAAGTTCCTGTCACTCCCTGCAGTCAGGCAGGTTTCTTCAGCTACTGCGAGATCACTGGAAGGGGACACCTACTGA